ccttgattagtgtgagattgattaaggctcaactacattacatTACGAAGtccattggtagtaggctagtgtatgtagcggcttaatacagtgtgatgttcaaagctggactaggtcccagggtttttttgcatttgcggttttcctcgttaacaaaattctggtgtctgtgttatttcttttccgcattatattttgttatataatagaaatatcacaggttgtgcatcaaGTTCAATCAACTGGgactccaacctttggttgttgattaaattaattgacgcttagatattggtttttgataccgtccaagttgtttcacgtaataatcaggctcgcggttttctatctgtttgatttgttgattacattgtgaaacaaagatataaactgtgtgatatacttttctctagattaagtctgattgtccagttgattctcttgaaagtatattggagtttgtctattcagattgccgaacgaaatattgggtgtggttgttgtacgcccgctttttcaattggtatcagagcaggcatacacgtttaagacctcataagtctgtgtttgtagcgatctgaagatggatagaagtgttatctctgataaacgcatcaccaaaaaaaaaatgtttctatGAGATctattaaagaaaaatatttgtcgatctcgaatatagacaaaccttgtgttccaacgaaacagacttccattgacaagtgttacccggATTACCTTACCGACTAGTCTgcctctgaagttgaaagggaagcagccaaagagagtgcagtgattctaaaacttctTAGAATCCATGCTCATAAtgtcaatcggttgaaacacaaaggcAATGctcttgttggtatggtaaatgagtgtgactctcttctaaaggtCATTCGAGAGGGAAATGCCTCAGTTATTCACGAACTCTGCTTGAGGAaaaactcaaagaggatgctttggaaattgaacttcttttgagtaaactctctgttcaagaatgttccaaagagtccactgtaccaattgcttctgatttaactgtaAAAGATTCAGTTCCAGAAACGAAATTgaaatcccttcctgttgaaaAGGATGTGCATGTGTCTTCCCCTAATCAAGGAATAGCCGCATCACATGGAATGAAGATATCTCCCAAcaatggttttaagactgttctgtctaatcactcaggtgatcagaaagtgtgtctcttttgtgattcaaaaggacatgttgaacaaaagaggaaatcgaggttgaatgacaattatattattcatcttcaacacaccttagatttaattctcaaaggtgtaactgacattcgtatgtctagaccaattggttttagtacacagggtgagtactaccAAGAAAGTCGgttcgatgtgttcctcaaatgttcaaatacGAAACAATCTTCCTAAACCAATTCGCTCAAGAAAAACTCATAGATCTTTTTCAATCAAATAGGGATATAAGGTTGttcttgatgtgaaaaaggtaccataaGAAGAAAGCAAAAAGGAAGAGCTGGACGACaacctaaaaatgataattgaaggttataattTAAGAAATTATTAACGGGCTGTCAATTCCCTCTAGTCAagattcttcaggtaagaatacatattatgcgtcgtattttgatgatagtaaattttatgataacttttcacataatAACGGTTTTTCTCCACATATTAGTAGAAATAGGTTTAACCAAAAACaacgttcatttgatgagctcaaggctcatacttgtgctaattaatcacaagtttgaaatctcactcacaaaaattcctagttgagtgagatataatcaggtatacttgatagcaaagtgttttctgattctctagtTATTTTCTTATCATTCCTAGTCggattatcattcacaaacatgtttgcataagtatttgtaatatggcaaaaaaataaaaataatttttttttgtcaaaaaaaattgcTACTaatatgctctaaatttttcaccAGTGAGAacgtaaaatttattgagctaaaattttgaaattattcACATAGAAAAACATTGGTGTATAAACAATGTCTTGTTTCTTGTCTTTCGCCATTTGGGTTCTTTTCGGCTAAGGGTCAaggttgtgttcgtacgggtatcctTGTTACATGTGACGAACcaactttgaaaaccctaaaattcgttTTCCTAAgaaactattaaaaaaaaaaaaaactttttgtgaGTAGTCTTACTCCAGGCTTTTGTTTTTCAAGAATGGCTTCTCCTCCTTGTTCTTGGGATTTGCCGAAAGACTTTATTGATGATGTTGTTTATTTTGAGTTcatcttaaaaaagaaaagaaccattgttgatgatgatgaactcaATCTTGGTGCATCATGCTATTATGCATATTCTCATCAAGATAGAGAACAGgctgagatggtctctgctgaagtggttcatggttttctcaatgaTCTCGGAAAAGCAAAACTGAAGCTTGGGAActctatgaaggatcttgatgtgttaccaattgagttgaaaaaggttaactctgaccttgttctcatgaagtcacatgttaaggatcttctcaaaAAGTATATATTCTCCAAATAGGATGTCAATGTTGccagtcacaagcttgaaggtcttgaaaCCCGTGAAGATTCTGAACACGAACTCTGATTTTAACGTGTGTTGGTTTTAGAGttgcttgttttgttttgttttgttttttttgattctatgtctaggaaacttcttatgagaatttattcttgtattttttaagaacgataactagggtttggaatagccattattgtgagtattttttttttttgcttgataatactcaaaattttattaagaactCAAAGTTATTACAaaattacaattttacccttgcaTCAGGGAAACACagagtaaaataaaaaaacaaaaaagagaaaaatcctGGCTAAATCTATAGTAAGGAAAATCTGGTATTTCCAGTTTTGTAATAAAACTAGGACATTGACTATATATCATTCTTTCACCTTTAGCCAAAACTGATCCTTTCTTTGCTAGCAAATCTGCTGAAGTGTTTATCTGAAGCTATGTATGAAGTACCAGGCTTGCAGTGCAAATTTGATCTTATTCCATCTAGTAGTGACCCACCAGGGAATTTTTCCATAATGAAAAAGCAGAGATTACAAATTGAGAGTCTGATCTGAAGCATACTCTAAGAATTTGTTGATTCACTTACCATTCTCCTACACAGATGACTGCAAAGATCTATGCCAGAAAATTGTTAGCAGTTCCCAAACCTCCTGAAACAACAATTTCAAAAACTCCATTTCATTTCCTACAAATGAAACCATAGCCAGCTGCACCTGGATTGCCTcttgaagcaccatcacaacaaatgaGGAAATAAGAAGGATCGGGCAGATAGAAGAAAATTTCAGTTACCTTGACTGTTTTTACTCTTCTACACTCCAGCTCTAAAAAATTTAGGATTTGAAGATCATATGCAGAGTTCCACATTACACCTGACATTCTAACATCACTGTCTTTAGTAAAACTTATAATTCTCTTCTTTAAAGCATCACAGTTGTATGGTTCTTCTTCATAAACCATTTTGTTTCCCATGAACCAAATTTCTTTCAAAGTTACAAGAGCTGCAACTTTCCAAATTTCTTTCGCTGATGGGCTTTTGTGATTTGCAAAAGTAAGAATGTCTTCAAATGATTTTGGATTAGTGAAACTGGAAATCCCACCAAGCCAACTCCAAATGATTTCACTGAAATCACAAAACCATAAAATATGCTCCAAATTTTCCTCTGAGTTCTTGCAAAAAGGGCATCTAGAAGCTAGTTGGAacttccttttcttcatcttGTCATCTGCAGGAACTATCCCTCTCACCAACTTCCAAACATTACTAGCAATATTAGGATGGATAGGCTTATGCCATACAAATTTTGTCCATTGaagtttttggaattttttttctaaTGCATTCATAAGCAGAAGCCACTGAAAACTCACCAGTATTAGTACCAGTCCAAATTTTTCTATCTCCCCTTTGTCATCCAATAAAGGTAATTCAGAAGGATCAAAAAAATCTAATAATTAACCAGGAATTACCCAATACCCTCACATATTAAGTCAGGTACTTTCATATCTGGGTTTTGTTGCATTGTAGTATTCTCTGGGTGCAGTATCTTCAAAGGAGTATCTTTTATCCAAATGTCAGACCAAACAGATATGTTCTTTCCATCTCCAACTAACCATCTGAAATGTTCAAATACCTCGGGAGCAACCCACTTAATACCAGGCCAAATTGAGGATTTTTTATAATATTCAATCCAATTTCCAGTTTTGTCTTGAAACTTTGGTTGAAAGAATCTTGACCATTTATCATTACCATTTTGCATTTTCCAGCATAACTTCATTAACATGGATTTATTGATATCTTCAAGTTGCCTTATACCCAAACCACCTTCATCTAAGGGAGGGCAAGCTTTTTCCCACTTAAGAGTTATTGGTTTTCTTACAGAAGGGTCCCCTGACCAGAAGAAATTTCTGATGATCTTTTCACTCTCCTTGAGAAATTTTTTTGGCCATTTATAGACAGACATATTAAAAATTGGAATACTGCATAACACAAACTTTACCAGCACTAACCTTTTCTGGAACGACAATAACTTCCCCTTCCAGCCAACTAAGTTGTCTTATAACATTTCCACACATCCCCATACATGCTGACATGCTGCCCGTAGTTAAAATAACTCCCAGGTATTTATCTGGAAAATTTGCTAAGCACATATTGCATTCTCCTGCTATCTGTTGTTTTCTTGCATTACTCGTGCCTCCAACAAAACACTTGCTTTTAGATAAGCTGACCATCTGCCCTGATGAAGTTTGATAATCTGCAAGAGTTCCCAAAAGTTTACTTACATTCATTCTCTCTCCATTGCAGAACAAGAAAATGTCACCTGCAAAGAAGATATGAGATGGTTGTACACCATTTctaataaccattattgtgagtacacatagctattgccaacgtttttcatcttgcaatgtttatagatttttttatttaaattataagttatttggaagatgatttttgcagtattaatctttatggtttatgtattgcaaattgttatgggatatgttgtttacgtccgtgaaccttgattgtcccatatttgttcaaaagttaactctattatatgtcggtatgaaagtattgataatagatagaatgaacttttgacaacaaaagttaagcctattatgtcattatgcaaatattgatggaagacaggatgaacttttgttttcaaagattaagtttattatattttattgtgcaaatagtgataataatagaattaatctttgattattctgaagtattggtctttccctgatccacatctttgtgtatgtactgttttgctccgtaagttctcttatgttgagcatggacaattgaattgatcattttccttgtggttaattcaattgagatttttggatacaaattcatgtttcatgtgatttgttaatgtccagagaaatccttctattcttgtgaaagtaaggtcgctcttgttgttctttcggaagtgacattttatggggggagagttcttaattgaactttttattaattgacaaatctttgtggggagtgcagttgtggaatattgcaggagttatcttgtatttttataaactccttgataaatacactaagtttcgactatgtgaaatcgtcgaaacaagttggtatgttgttctcttttggtcatgaagtatctctatgaaaatttcatgaggatacaactagttttcgtacctttgccaatttatgttgacaaaaagggggagaatcaatgcgtagttcacactacaaatacatatggtttacggaacattatgtaagggggagtggttttcattacgAGAAGAtgtttgactaagggggagtggtacatatcaccatagtattgttgtcaaagttgtaataaaattaaactttgatgttgtgtaataatactatgacactgtataaaaatgattgagagcaactattttctcattgttatagttatgaatcttcaacaactatgttgctgagttgaacacatttagaatcattggagtacttggaagtgacgaacatttcgagtaatgttgaaaaaccaaggatatcaagcatttggatgagaatctacaagtttatttattttgtaatccatatgtattgatagttttgtcactgaaattgacaaagggggagattgttagagcactgctcggtcgaactcgcaagcgttgctatctcaagattgtttgtcaatgctagtgatcaaaactataagtcttgatttctagtctacttatagtgatgtcacggactaggatatattgtgtagttgagcattagacttcacgacgttcatcaattgaagacgaagaactactaaggaaagCTTGTGGAACTGCATCAaccaaaggtatgtggagactaaaactcatctatcacttggaaagtctatttctactctatctcctatattgagacaaaatttgtaTTACTATATatttttcgattatgcacatttgagatttcaagctgagtttagctcgcttatatatttctcaaaatatgtgttggtaagctttcgcttcaaccaagttcatcttatattcttgaagaaagtcaaaagatgatcatgtgaaaatcgcggagtaacatcttacatggtttgtgtgatacaatcatttggtgtagacttggaatgtttcgttatgattatttcaatagcttgaaatttctttgatgctaatagtgtgtgaaaacggctattgtcatcctctaaaaaagtttcaatggttcaaatagagtttagaacacttaaccataattggattataaacatgttatgcactctagcatatatgtaatccatgtccgagaaacatagtatgcatacccatatgcatacatgttggtttgagaagtccgggaacctaaatacacgtacccgtacacgtgatggcgtaaggttcaggtccgaaaaattctgctgggtttcgatgtatgcatacccgttcgcatactggcgaaaaccaaacttggtccggctacttaagtatgcgtacccgtttgcatacttgagtggttaaagttctaaaatcggttgtgacatgaactaatacatttatataataaggaatgcattttttgcaaaccgtggctataatgttcataaattgattcgagtgaatcaaaccgattttgcttcaattgtgttcttatatacctctatgagaatatagcaattgaacaactttttaactagtttcatttgagtcatttgaactagttgtggttaagataaataaggttgatatgagggtgttgatatagctaacctcggttaactactgttgagccaacctagtgtacacgtttagatacggttacttaaacctaaattaaggtacatttcatttgtgtataacaagctaagttcgatctaacggctgaaagatattagcttgaatctaaccaggttctcgtctaacagtgaatattgaattctttgttaccaaggtaacttagattgcaaaccctgatttgaaaacaatataaaggagaactctagcaactgggaaacctaatccccacaccttctgtgtgatgctagttgtgacttgagtcgattctcctttaaccttaggtttttcaggaaaccctgtaggttaacgacttgaagacttcattgggattgtgaagcctgacccaactattttctctgtagttgcgtattctgatcttacttctactatcgtgcttgagtattatctttgctaagatttgcttgagatttatctctgataggtaagattaaaagaagtcacaaatttcttcgtatcatcgtttgtgattccacaatatcttgtttcgctaccatacgattaaaattattgtgaggtcattgataatactaggttgtgcttcgagaatataagttcggtttatcaattggttcatgtgcaccttgatttatcaaaagacggaacaaaactcgtaggtatttccgtggaagacagatttatcaattctaatagaattttctatgtgagacaaatttgtttatcaagtcttcgactttgggtcgtaacgactcttggttgtgggtgaaatcagctaagggaatcaagtgcatagaatcaTGCTGGGgtgagagacgtaaggagcgcaactgtaccttgatcaatgtgagatttattagggctcaactacattccagtctgaagttcattggtagtaggctagtgtatgtagcgtcttaatacaatgtggtgttcaaagctggactaggtcccggggtttttctgcatttgcggttttccttgttaacaaaattatggtgtctgtgttatttattttctgcattatattttgttatataataaaaatatcacaggttgcgcgttaagttcaatcaactgtgaatccaacctttggttgttgattaaattgattgacgcttggatattggtttttgataccgtccaagttgtttcacataataatcaggctcgcggttttcaatctgtttgatttgctgattacattgtgaaatatagatataaactgtgtgatatacttttctctagattgagtctgactgtccagttgattctcttgaaagtatattcgagtttgtctattcagattgtcaaacgaaatattgggtgtggttgttgtactccaCTTTTTTAGTCAACAATCAGAGTCACAAGCTCATTCACCCACTCAAGATCAGGGCACGATGAGGAGAACTCACCATTTCCATAATCTTTAATAAATAAAGAATCTAACTTAAACCCACTATTTGACAAAGAATTGCTCTTAATTAACATCTTATAGGAAACTGATAGAGTATATTTTTTAATACTTATGAGAAAATATTAATGGAGGAGAGTCATATCAACAAATACACAATCCCCATTAACCTAGAAGTAGGAGAAGAACGCGATACTTGCTCCGATGCAACAAAAACCCAATCCAGAAGATGGGTCTTAATATTTTCTATGATGAAAAACATGATAataatcaacaaaagatttatcAATAGGTAATAATTCATAAGAGTTATTTCTTTGTCTTGGCATATATATAAACAAACAGAGAACAACATTTATTTGATGCCACGTTGGTTTTTATTATTAATCATTCGATAAATTGCATCTAAAGGTCTAAACTTTTTGTCATATCGCTTTGTCAAACAACTGTGTTTCGGGATTGCGACCCATGAATATTTAATGGTTAATATCTTTTTACATAGTAAAATATTTCTTTGTATAACctgatttttattttaattttttcataCGAATATACTCTTTTTTGCTTATAGTTTTTTTACGAGTTTGGACATTTTGGTAGTTTTTAAGCTGTAATTGTTTTTgctaggaacaaataaaaaaaatcttaaaataatattttttaagaAGTAGACAATATTCTCGGATAAACCTTTAACTATTGTTTTAATTTCTGGATCCTCGGAGTCTTTAAAAtagtcaagagcttcttctagatcATTACCCCAAAACTTaggtcatcattattctccgtaagacctagcactatggcttgaatttcagggtttatagagtctttaaagtactcgagTGCTTCTTACAGTTCTACAGTTTTTTCACCTATctgacttaagagaattgtcTCATCAATTTCATGTAAGGAATCACCTAATAAattgtcgtcccaattatcctgaattagatcctgaactaaagtgctaatcatatttacttcctctaaatcattagaaggttgtctagtaacattaaagacatatagttcagtggtcatattgccaaaggatatgttcataagtccggtcctacagttgatgataacattagatgtggctaaaaatgggcgacctaaaatcaccgaaATTTGAGCATTAGGGTCCTGAAAAGGTTGGGTTtctagaacaaaaaaaaatccattggataaataaatttatgaacctcaatcagtacatcttctatgacaccacgagggagtttgacagacctatcatctaGTTGTAGTCTCATTTTTGTCGGTTTCAACTCACCAAGACCTAGATGAGTGTACACATGGTACAGGAGTAAGTTAAcattggctcctaagtcaagtaatgccttatcaaccatgtgattaccaattgtaCAAGAtgtggtggggcatccagggtctttatacttgggggttgtttggtttagaaggattgaacttacctgaccagctaaaaatattttcttatggacattaatctTACGCTtttgtgtacaaagatctttaaggaacttggcataagcaggcattttccttattgcttctaataaagggatattAATTTTCACCcgcttaaatatttccattatttcgttgaaagtcgactctctctttgttggaactAACAACTGTCGATATGGGTATCTAGGCATAAAGTCTGACCTATCAGGAAccgcattggcatcactagaaactttttcagtctcttcagctagtgGTTCCTCTTGGTcctcttgggaactagaaggtggatctacagtatgtccccTATTAGGCATgaataccttattgtctaccattttaccacttctaagggttgttatagagttCACATGTCTGAGCTCATTCTCTCCAGAGGATACTTCATGATTTCCTCTCGGATTGGGTAGTGGTTGACTGGGAAACTTTCCTTTCTCTCTCTCTTGCAAAGACT
This DNA window, taken from Papaver somniferum cultivar HN1 chromosome 3, ASM357369v1, whole genome shotgun sequence, encodes the following:
- the LOC113360302 gene encoding uncharacterized protein LOC113360302, coding for MVIRNGVQPSHIFFAGDIFLFCNGERMNVSKLLGTLADYQTSSGQMVSLSKSKCFVGGTSNARKQQIAGECNMCLANFPDKYLGVILTTGSMSACMGMCGNVIRQLSWLEGEVIVVPEKESEKIIRNFFWSGDPSVRKPITLKWEKACPPLDEGGLGIRQLEDINKSMLMKLCWKMQNGNDKWSRFFQPKFQDKTGNWIEYYKKSSIWPGIKWVAPEVFEHFRWLVGDGKNISVWSDIWIKDTPLKILHPENTTMQQNPDMKWLLLMNALEKKFQKLQWTKFVWHKPIHPNIASNVWKLVRGIVPADDKMKKRKFQLASRCPFCKNSEENLEHILWFCDFSEIIWSWLGGISSFTNPKSFEDILTFANHKSPSAKEIWKVAALVTLKEIWFMGNKMVYEEEPYNCDALKKRIISFTKDSDVRMSGVMWNSAYDLQILNFLELECRRVKTVKVTEIFFYLPDPSYFLICCDGASRGNPGAAGYGFICRK